The following are encoded in a window of Castanea sativa cultivar Marrone di Chiusa Pesio chromosome 5, ASM4071231v1 genomic DNA:
- the LOC142635430 gene encoding uncharacterized protein LOC142635430, protein MAKTPVEDSIKPYNSSKDYPQKAKGLSFYASLFSIFIYISVLYIFNLSPSTLFYTTKFWFFLSNTLILIIAVDYGAYSSSKEKQDLYQEYVMRTQLKNFPSFVSQNPETPKQNTPKQKVDNFQEKKVVHVFPGRNLQVVIKSDSEKPNEDLREKIKAKTYRRSKSGQAKRVVIDEGKNIIIRSSETEKNEENEFSTMSDEELNRRVEEFIQRFNREIRLQSTG, encoded by the coding sequence ATGGCCAAAACACCAGTGGAAGATTCAATTAAACCGTACAATTCTTCCAAAGATTATCCTCAAAAAGCCAAGGGTTTGTCTTTCTATGCCTCTCTTTTCTCcatttttatttacatttccGTCTTATATATCTTCAACTTGTCTCCTTCCACTCTCTTCTACACCACCAAGTTTTGGTTTTTCCTTTCCAACACTCTCATACTCATCATTGCCGTTGACTATGGAGCCTATTCCTCATCCAAAGAGAAGCAAGACCTTTACCAAGAGTACGTGATGCGTACCCAACTGAAAAATTTTCCATCCTTCGTTTCACAAAACCCGGAAACTCCTAAGCAAAACACTCCTAAGCAAAAGGTCGataattttcaagaaaagaaagtagTACATGTTTTTCCTGGAAGAAACTTGCAAGTTGTTATCAAAAGTGATTCCGAAAAGCCTAATGAAGATTTACGAGAAAAGATTAAAGCAAAAACTTATCGTCGAAGTAAGTCGGGGCAAGCCAAAAGGGTGGTGATAGACGAGGGCAAGAACATTATTATAAGGAGTTCAGAGactgaaaagaatgaagaaaatgagtttTCAACTATGTCGGATGAGGAACTGAACAGAAGAGTAGAGGAGTTTATTCAGAGGTTTAACAGAGAAATTCGACTTCAATCCACTGGCTAG